A stretch of DNA from Sphingopyxis sp. MWB1:
CAGTGGAGCCGGATTTTTGGCGCCGTGGCCCCGGAAGTTGCGGGCATTCGCCGTTTCGGCGCCGCGAGTCTCGACCTTGCGTGGGTGGCGGCGGGCCGTTTTGACGGTTTCTGGGAAAGCGACCTCAAAATCTGGGACGTGGCCGCGGGCATGTTGCTCGTGCGTGAAGCGGGCGGCTTTGTCAGCGATTTTCGCGGCGGCGACCGGGCGGTCGAGCGCAGCGAATTTATCGCGGGCAGCGGCGCGGTGCATTCGAAGCTGCAAAAGCTGGTCGCGGGCGCGCTTCGCAACGCCTGATCAGGCGCCAGCGACTCCATCATTGGGGCCGTCGGGACGGTGCGAGGCGGCCTTCGCCCCGGCCGTGATGGCGGTTGACCCCGGCCCCTGACACGGGGCGGAGGCGGCCTTTCCCTGACTTTTGCGAGTCGCTCCGCTAGCTGGCGCGATTAAAGCCGGAGAAAGGGCAAATTTCTGTCTCCAACGCTTGCGACCTTGGGCGGGCTGGCCTAAAGCGCCCCCCATAAACGGGTGGCACCGCCCGATAGATAATTGGACTGCGAGTTTCATGGTCGATCTGACTCAATATCTGCCCATATTGATCTTTCTGGTCATTGCGCTGGGCCTGTCGGTGGCTTTCGTGTTTTTGCCGATGGGCGTGTCGCGCCTGACCGGCGCGCACAAGCCCGATCCCGAAAAGCTGACCGAATATGAGTGCGGCTTTCCCGCCTTTGACGATGCGCGCAGCCAGTTTGATGTGCGCTTCTATCTGGTCGCCATCCTGTTCATCATCTTTGACCTTGAGGCAGCCTTCCTCTTTCCCTGGGCCGTGAGCCTGGACGAGATTGGCTGGGCGGGCTGGGGCGCCATGATGGTGTTCCTCGGCATTTTGACCGTCGGCTTCATCTATGAATGGAAGAAAGGGGCGTTGGACTGGGAATGAGCCGTTCATCGATCATTACCGACACGCGCGGATTGACCCCCGAAGGCGTGGAGCCGCGGCTGCATCTGCCCGAGGGGCAGGCACCCGATCAGGCCTATTTCGACGATCTGAATGCCGAGCTGGGCGACAAGGGTTTCCTCGTCACATCGACCGAGGATCTGTTCACCTGGGCGCGCACCGGTTCACTGTGGTGGATGACCTTTGGTCTTGCCTGCTGCGCAGTCGAGATGATCCACGTCAACATGCCGCGTTACGATATGGAGCGTTTCGGCGCCGCGCCGCGCGCATCGCCGCGCCAGTCAGACGTGATGATCGTCGCGGGGACCTTGTGCAACAAGATGGCTCCCGCGCTGCGCCGCGTTTATGACCAGATGTCGAATCCCAAATATGTGATCTCGATGGGAAGCTGCGCCAATGGCGGCGGCTAT
This window harbors:
- a CDS encoding NADH-quinone oxidoreductase subunit A, with protein sequence MVDLTQYLPILIFLVIALGLSVAFVFLPMGVSRLTGAHKPDPEKLTEYECGFPAFDDARSQFDVRFYLVAILFIIFDLEAAFLFPWAVSLDEIGWAGWGAMMVFLGILTVGFIYEWKKGALDWE
- a CDS encoding NuoB/complex I 20 kDa subunit family protein; protein product: MSRSSIITDTRGLTPEGVEPRLHLPEGQAPDQAYFDDLNAELGDKGFLVTSTEDLFTWARTGSLWWMTFGLACCAVEMIHVNMPRYDMERFGAAPRASPRQSDVMIVAGTLCNKMAPALRRVYDQMSNPKYVISMGSCANGGGYYHYSYSVVRGCDRIVPVDIYVPGCPPTAEALLYGVMQLQRKIRRVGTVER